In Fluviispira sanaruensis, a genomic segment contains:
- a CDS encoding tetratricopeptide repeat protein, translated as MQKNGVNFSIRYLENQSNSFWREINPTAKSCLSLKRLLEVYAAKEEWEQVINLSSRAVLHLSKNYDRADFYHIWMCALNETFDNKSLIELGKHLIRMRQLHPVFIALALIAFQFAECVKTSDKLFNYLKKNKGIHNRFAFEACGMYLVNRSDEMDMQKGLNLLKKTCLEKNASYFSWRNYLRCLSQKDKEGDMCWTYNAMHLRYPFAQEPYVVASLIAIEEKNWEEAMRLLKQLINDNPNNMNAILALTQCHEELGHYAEALNLLVKNNDKFQAHNYDYYYLLGHILRKIIEKDFDEDLKKMSLNYLEKSLFIANSLHFPINAIMKEIKEIQFIGRENENIVEDELYEINKFSNVQMSNENTESENNFSDRKVG; from the coding sequence ATGCAAAAAAACGGTGTGAATTTTAGTATCCGTTACTTGGAAAACCAATCAAATTCATTTTGGCGAGAAATAAATCCTACGGCAAAATCTTGTTTGAGTCTGAAAAGATTATTAGAAGTGTATGCAGCCAAAGAAGAATGGGAACAAGTTATAAATTTATCTTCAAGAGCTGTATTGCATTTAAGTAAAAATTACGATCGTGCAGATTTTTACCATATTTGGATGTGTGCATTAAATGAAACATTTGATAACAAATCGTTAATTGAATTGGGTAAACACCTTATTAGGATGAGACAACTTCATCCAGTTTTTATTGCATTAGCATTGATAGCTTTTCAATTTGCAGAGTGTGTGAAAACATCTGATAAGTTATTTAATTATCTTAAAAAAAACAAAGGTATACATAATAGATTTGCTTTTGAGGCATGTGGAATGTACTTAGTAAATAGATCTGATGAAATGGATATGCAAAAAGGATTAAATTTATTAAAAAAGACATGTCTCGAGAAAAATGCAAGCTATTTTAGTTGGCGGAATTATTTAAGGTGTCTATCACAAAAAGATAAAGAAGGAGACATGTGCTGGACTTATAATGCAATGCATTTAAGATATCCATTTGCACAAGAACCATATGTTGTAGCAAGTTTAATCGCCATTGAGGAGAAAAATTGGGAAGAAGCTATGCGTTTGCTCAAACAATTGATAAATGACAATCCAAATAATATGAATGCAATTTTAGCTTTAACTCAATGTCATGAAGAACTTGGGCATTATGCAGAAGCGCTCAACTTATTAGTTAAAAACAATGATAAGTTTCAAGCTCATAATTATGATTATTATTATTTATTGGGGCATATATTAAGGAAAATAATAGAAAAAGATTTTGATGAAGATCTGAAAAAAATGTCATTAAATTATTTAGAAAAAAGTTTATTTATCGCAAATTCTTTACACTTTCCAATAAATGCTATTATGAAGGAAATCAAGGAAATTCAATTTATTGGCAGAGAGAATGAAAATATTGTAGAAGATGAACTATATGAAATAAATAAATTTAGTAATGTACAAATGAGCAATGAGAATACAGAGTCTGAGAATAATTTTTCAGACAGAAAAGTTGGATAA
- a CDS encoding LysM peptidoglycan-binding domain-containing protein has translation MKNYNMQKMNSFYKKIKLLILCIIFGMAFIGCESSKQDTHDNPAQNIDNSQSKNNTGEILEYAEGLVPPPSQNIVLAYYVQAGDNLAIIAKKIYGDKKEWLKLAELNNLIDPHKIYAGDVIYYSLTIKTKAFSETYEGAPKAKIIVKKGDTLTHISRAVFGKSKDWRVLWKENPHIVNPDKLKVGDVIYFRPKALTAEASSFSSSVIENKNENIPPPQTDNNNSDEKGDSLQSKVENKTEL, from the coding sequence ATGAAGAATTATAATATGCAAAAAATGAATTCATTTTATAAGAAGATAAAATTGCTTATATTGTGCATAATTTTTGGCATGGCTTTTATTGGCTGTGAATCATCGAAGCAAGACACTCATGATAATCCTGCACAAAATATTGATAACTCTCAAAGTAAAAACAATACTGGAGAAATATTAGAATATGCAGAGGGACTCGTGCCGCCTCCTAGTCAAAATATTGTTTTAGCTTATTATGTGCAAGCTGGAGATAACTTAGCAATTATTGCAAAAAAGATTTATGGTGATAAAAAAGAATGGTTGAAATTAGCTGAACTTAATAATCTTATTGATCCTCATAAAATATATGCAGGCGACGTTATATATTATTCTTTAACTATTAAAACAAAAGCATTTTCTGAAACATATGAGGGAGCTCCTAAAGCAAAAATTATCGTTAAAAAGGGAGATACTCTCACTCACATATCAAGAGCTGTTTTTGGTAAATCAAAGGACTGGAGAGTTCTTTGGAAAGAGAATCCACATATAGTTAATCCTGATAAATTAAAAGTAGGTGACGTTATTTATTTTAGACCAAAAGCTTTAACGGCAGAGGCAAGCTCTTTTTCAAGTTCGGTAATTGAAAATAAAAATGAAAATATACCTCCACCACAGACAGATAATAATAATTCTGATGAAAAAGGTGATTCGTTGCAAAGCAAAGTAGAAAATAAAACGGAACTATAG
- a CDS encoding C1 family peptidase: MFRKIIFIFSVIFLMGFNSYGQEDNSEFVTIDGIQELELKFDKEVILSPDKIVIIPEEVQKYKFLKIIPTQAMIEKNKQANIDMQKMGGEYDYREGIIPFSNSQGSIDLSMNNVPVLNQGADGTCVTFAVTAALNAKDKLGDYIDQQCALALARGLDMNLWNGTFAKIVLNMIWKNGYIQKGKCFGSTYPNSRQVVSPQNYRNVSDKKYSESMTWFYENQGSIEALRGAIDKGYRVLLGVNIPQVNGFDVKVGERSYSGGLWACHQGNSRNYCSLNGIGHEVIAYGYDDKQKLIKIRNSWGQRMGESGEFYMTYNFFNAMTWDQITLKN; this comes from the coding sequence ATGTTTAGAAAAATTATTTTTATTTTTTCAGTGATCTTTTTAATGGGTTTTAATTCATACGGTCAAGAAGATAATTCTGAATTTGTTACAATAGATGGAATCCAAGAACTTGAGTTGAAATTTGATAAAGAAGTCATACTATCTCCAGATAAGATTGTCATTATTCCAGAAGAAGTTCAAAAATATAAATTCCTAAAAATAATACCCACTCAAGCGATGATAGAAAAAAATAAACAAGCAAATATAGATATGCAAAAAATGGGTGGTGAATATGATTATAGGGAAGGAATCATTCCGTTTTCCAACTCACAGGGCTCGATTGATCTCAGTATGAATAATGTACCTGTCCTTAATCAAGGCGCAGATGGCACTTGCGTTACCTTTGCAGTTACAGCGGCACTGAATGCAAAAGATAAACTTGGTGATTATATCGATCAACAATGCGCCCTTGCACTTGCACGAGGGTTAGATATGAATCTCTGGAATGGTACTTTTGCTAAAATCGTTTTAAACATGATTTGGAAAAATGGATATATTCAAAAAGGAAAATGTTTCGGTTCAACTTATCCAAACAGCAGACAAGTTGTTAGTCCACAAAACTATAGAAATGTCAGCGATAAAAAATACTCTGAAAGTATGACATGGTTCTATGAAAACCAAGGAAGTATTGAGGCATTAAGAGGCGCTATTGACAAAGGATATCGTGTATTATTGGGTGTTAATATCCCTCAAGTAAATGGATTCGATGTCAAAGTTGGAGAAAGAAGTTATAGCGGTGGTTTATGGGCTTGCCATCAAGGAAACTCTAGAAATTATTGCTCCCTTAATGGCATAGGCCATGAAGTCATTGCTTATGGATATGATGATAAACAAAAATTAATAAAAATCCGTAATTCATGGGGTCAGAGAATGGGTGAATCCGGTGAATTTTATATGACTTATAATTTCTTCAATGCAATGACATGGGATCAAATTACATTAAAAAATTAG
- a CDS encoding aminoglycoside phosphotransferase family protein, translated as MNGILSIDMESDQLMLRIHDFKIINSDQAISSQEPILILIAGDASDRKFFRLLNDPKSLICMQFPKWEGGYGGDPISWIGMHNALNKMELPIPKIVEIDETNACIWTEDLGDNFLSSALKEEMLDINNPKCAQAIQYYKDSLSLLLKAQYPIVKIDHPAIQRYFDFEKLYYELNFFVTHFLNGFMQLNITEDNDCYSGIFEDMKLLSNRLDNFEKVLCHRDYHVRNIMIKDDKIYWIDFQDARMGPHSYDVVSLVRDSYVKITWETRKELFAYYLAELNKSRKKYNKKIISESDFNLEILLMGLQRNIKAIGSFGYLATKKGKSNYLKYVKQTLEILNSELAQIHEETNLKMMLPHLFKLIENLYKGEFSEKLDNLIQTQFTDGNDARKN; from the coding sequence ATGAATGGAATTCTTTCAATTGACATGGAATCGGATCAACTCATGCTAAGAATTCATGATTTCAAAATAATAAATTCTGACCAAGCAATCAGCAGCCAAGAGCCAATACTCATACTCATTGCAGGTGATGCAAGTGACCGTAAGTTTTTCCGCCTTTTAAACGACCCTAAAAGTTTAATTTGCATGCAATTTCCTAAATGGGAAGGAGGATATGGCGGCGATCCTATAAGCTGGATTGGAATGCACAATGCTCTAAACAAAATGGAACTCCCTATCCCAAAAATTGTTGAAATTGATGAAACAAATGCTTGTATTTGGACAGAAGATTTAGGCGATAATTTTTTAAGTTCTGCACTTAAAGAAGAAATGCTCGATATCAATAATCCAAAATGCGCACAGGCTATTCAGTATTATAAAGATTCACTTTCCCTTTTATTAAAAGCACAATACCCAATTGTAAAAATAGACCATCCAGCTATTCAAAGATATTTTGATTTTGAAAAATTATACTATGAACTCAATTTTTTTGTAACGCATTTTTTAAATGGCTTTATGCAACTCAATATTACTGAAGACAATGACTGTTATTCAGGAATATTTGAAGACATGAAATTACTTTCAAATCGCTTAGATAATTTTGAAAAAGTTCTATGTCATAGAGATTACCACGTCAGAAATATAATGATTAAAGATGATAAAATTTATTGGATAGATTTCCAAGATGCTCGCATGGGTCCACATTCATATGATGTGGTTAGTCTAGTGCGCGATAGTTATGTAAAAATAACTTGGGAAACTCGAAAAGAATTATTTGCATATTATTTAGCAGAACTAAACAAATCTAGAAAAAAATACAATAAAAAAATTATTTCAGAAAGTGATTTTAATTTAGAAATATTACTTATGGGTCTGCAAAGAAATATCAAAGCAATTGGAAGCTTTGGATATCTTGCAACAAAAAAAGGAAAATCCAATTATTTAAAATATGTAAAACAAACGTTGGAAATTCTTAACTCGGAACTCGCACAAATACATGAAGAAACAAATTTGAAAATGATGCTACCACACCTCTTTAAATTAATCGAAAATCTTTATAAAGGCGAGTTTTCAGAAAAATTGGATAATTTAATCCAAACGCAATTCACAGACGGAAATGATGCTAGAAAAAATTGA
- a CDS encoding nucleotidyltransferase family protein, which translates to MLEKIDTSKYIPVVLCAGFGSRLKPLTQYLPKVICPILDTPVAFLSIEIFLQAGFEKVHCNTHYLAYETQKELTSTAIKKGYDPARIIFWHEENILETGGGISRIFHSLINEDPANSNKDLIVVSGDIAAQFPLENMLFKWEIKSSEELALMCTKELNYFRKDATWVSKDLKYVLGFGENFQSNEEKTPRIFTTHQIISHKILINSPIEKKSSIDLFFRKILHNNYKIAHMEFPKNNYWFDIGTPKQYFECIKYFNSKNNSEDNKLIINYSENIPNNLKGLIEKFAKENPNYTFYEELLNQKIIICFRDINIVDRSMFIPLNLVENSETDNSFIIYITKK; encoded by the coding sequence ATGCTAGAAAAAATTGACACTTCAAAATATATACCAGTTGTTTTATGCGCAGGTTTTGGTTCTCGCTTAAAACCTTTAACCCAATATTTGCCAAAAGTAATTTGTCCTATCTTAGACACTCCTGTCGCTTTTCTAAGTATAGAGATTTTTCTACAAGCAGGATTTGAGAAAGTTCATTGTAATACTCATTATTTGGCTTATGAAACACAAAAGGAACTTACAAGTACTGCAATTAAAAAAGGGTACGATCCTGCTAGAATTATCTTCTGGCATGAAGAAAACATTCTTGAAACTGGTGGTGGGATTTCTCGCATATTTCATTCACTCATAAATGAAGACCCGGCAAATTCAAACAAAGATTTAATTGTTGTATCTGGAGATATAGCCGCACAGTTTCCCCTTGAAAATATGCTTTTCAAATGGGAAATTAAAAGTTCAGAAGAACTTGCCCTTATGTGTACTAAAGAACTAAATTATTTTAGAAAGGATGCCACTTGGGTTTCGAAAGATTTAAAATATGTATTAGGTTTTGGAGAAAACTTTCAATCAAATGAAGAAAAAACTCCAAGAATATTTACGACTCACCAGATTATCAGCCACAAAATTCTTATAAATTCTCCAATTGAAAAAAAATCGAGTATTGATTTGTTTTTTAGGAAAATATTACATAATAATTACAAAATTGCTCATATGGAATTTCCAAAAAACAACTATTGGTTTGATATAGGAACACCTAAGCAGTACTTCGAATGTATTAAATATTTTAATTCAAAAAACAACTCTGAAGATAATAAATTAATAATTAATTACTCAGAGAACATCCCAAATAACTTGAAGGGTCTTATTGAAAAATTCGCAAAAGAAAACCCAAACTATACATTTTATGAAGAATTACTAAATCAGAAGATAATTATTTGCTTTAGAGATATAAATATCGTTGACAGAAGTATGTTTATTCCATTAAATTTAGTCGAAAATTCTGAAACCGATAATAGTTTTATAATTTATATTACAAAAAAATAA
- a CDS encoding peptidoglycan D,D-transpeptidase FtsI family protein translates to MANKSEIDRSLFVKFKSFIKPSKVYNIPNYRIRAYAMGFISSIFLILILIRYAWITFIPTSLRNKLVETGTKQFETVLTLAKPRATITDRNGKILAVSVSRPSIFLLTKKMPTEVELIEKVANQINIPYDKLYNYSRDKRNFIWLKRQMSLTEFNKMGSLKKWQDFIGVVDEPKRFYPEKELAAQLIGFVGTEGNGLEGIEKIYNSRLNIKPTKIEVMRDARGRLVMITPNNASKPESSSKVLKLSIDISIQEFAQNALREGVIKAKAKGGSAIVMDVKTGELLAIASHPTYDLNSPPENDPQARRFRAIMDAIELGSVVKPMWIAKALDLGVINAESKIYAENGKMALPGGYIHDTHPHGWLTPEEILKVSSNIGAYKVVQKMGRENFYDALIKIGFGRQPGTGLPGEWGGRIKKTEYWREMNFANMAFGQGFAISPLQLAHALSIIVGGGKDHGVNLLAVDEVKQLNQETPPLEYIKPETSKMISQMMQSVVEENGGTGAPARIPGLLVAGKTGTAQIWSNKDRAYSGRTAVFEGIIPANDPKLAIVVVIDEASIRPAYGGPLAGPVFADIGKKTVHYLNAQGIFNVKPYENAYLKKYKAKSSSQSFHKTTQVSALQLSENPKKER, encoded by the coding sequence GTGGCAAATAAATCTGAAATTGACAGAAGTTTGTTTGTTAAATTTAAAAGTTTTATAAAACCCAGCAAAGTATATAATATTCCAAATTATCGAATTCGAGCTTATGCTATGGGCTTTATAAGTAGTATTTTCCTTATTTTAATTCTTATTCGCTATGCCTGGATCACATTTATCCCGACATCTCTCAGAAATAAGCTGGTTGAAACAGGTACGAAACAGTTTGAAACTGTTCTAACTTTAGCAAAACCAAGAGCTACGATTACTGATAGAAACGGTAAAATATTAGCAGTCAGTGTTTCTAGGCCAAGCATTTTTCTACTCACAAAAAAAATGCCTACAGAAGTCGAGTTAATAGAAAAAGTTGCGAATCAAATCAATATTCCATATGATAAACTTTACAATTATTCAAGAGATAAAAGAAATTTTATCTGGTTGAAAAGACAAATGAGTCTTACTGAATTTAATAAAATGGGTTCACTTAAAAAATGGCAAGATTTCATAGGTGTAGTTGATGAACCTAAACGTTTTTATCCCGAAAAAGAATTGGCAGCTCAATTGATAGGTTTTGTGGGAACGGAAGGAAATGGGCTTGAAGGTATTGAAAAAATATACAATTCTCGCCTAAATATAAAACCAACTAAAATTGAAGTCATGCGTGATGCTCGTGGCAGACTTGTGATGATCACGCCAAATAATGCGTCGAAACCAGAATCAAGCAGTAAAGTTTTAAAACTTTCCATTGATATTTCCATCCAAGAATTTGCCCAAAATGCATTGAGAGAGGGGGTCATTAAAGCAAAAGCTAAAGGGGGATCTGCTATCGTCATGGACGTAAAAACGGGTGAGCTTTTAGCAATTGCAAGTCACCCTACCTATGATTTAAATTCGCCACCTGAAAATGACCCCCAAGCGAGACGATTTCGCGCCATCATGGATGCCATTGAGCTCGGCTCCGTCGTTAAACCCATGTGGATAGCGAAAGCACTCGACTTAGGCGTTATCAATGCAGAATCAAAAATATATGCAGAAAATGGGAAGATGGCTCTACCTGGTGGATATATCCATGATACCCACCCCCACGGCTGGCTGACTCCAGAAGAAATATTAAAAGTGAGCAGCAATATTGGCGCATATAAAGTTGTGCAAAAAATGGGAAGAGAAAATTTTTACGACGCTCTGATTAAAATCGGTTTTGGCCGCCAACCCGGAACAGGTTTACCTGGTGAATGGGGAGGAAGAATAAAAAAAACGGAATATTGGCGAGAAATGAATTTTGCCAATATGGCCTTTGGCCAAGGCTTTGCCATCTCTCCATTGCAATTAGCACATGCGCTATCGATTATTGTAGGAGGAGGAAAAGATCACGGAGTTAATTTACTTGCAGTCGATGAAGTAAAACAATTAAATCAAGAAACTCCTCCATTAGAATATATTAAACCAGAAACAAGTAAAATGATTTCTCAAATGATGCAGTCCGTCGTTGAAGAAAATGGCGGTACAGGAGCACCTGCGCGTATACCTGGCCTGCTTGTTGCTGGAAAAACAGGCACAGCACAAATTTGGTCAAATAAAGATCGTGCTTATTCTGGCAGAACTGCGGTCTTTGAAGGAATCATTCCTGCAAATGATCCAAAGCTTGCTATTGTTGTTGTAATTGATGAAGCTAGCATTCGCCCTGCATATGGCGGTCCACTTGCTGGACCCGTGTTTGCAGATATTGGAAAAAAAACAGTTCATTATTTAAACGCACAAGGTATATTTAACGTAAAACCTTATGAAAATGCATATCTCAAAAAATACAAAGCAAAGAGCTCATCGCAAAGCTTTCATAAAACAACACAGGTTTCTGCGCTTCAACTTTCAGAAAATCCCAAAAAGGAACGTTAA
- the rsmH gene encoding 16S rRNA (cytosine(1402)-N(4))-methyltransferase RsmH, with protein MNQEFHHTTVLKSETIDQVFPSEILLQSLNCIETKNLIFVDCTLGGGGHSCQLVEIFAKKNLFTQYSLTLIAFDRDETAISYAKSILNIYKNKYPQFNFFIFNENFGETRSIIESHFPGKKIHGLIADFGVSSPQLDWAERGFSFLNEGPIDMRMDTHESLTALDILNNYSEKELTRIFFDYGEEPKARKLAKAIVEDRKIAKLQTANTIEFADYVKRVLAYPKGKAHPATRTFQALRIEVNNELASIEKLLQDLPKIIHPHGKAGFISFHSLEDRIVKHAMRNWQKGKNAKEKMDEKKELNIPLHLMLHLEENHSKGFGKEVPRGGTVASEEECLRNNRSRSARLRCFEFCLDKGS; from the coding sequence TTGAATCAAGAGTTTCATCACACCACAGTTCTTAAATCAGAGACAATAGACCAAGTTTTTCCTAGCGAAATTCTGCTGCAATCTCTTAATTGCATAGAAACAAAGAATCTTATATTTGTTGATTGCACACTTGGGGGCGGAGGGCATTCTTGCCAATTAGTTGAAATTTTTGCTAAAAAAAATCTATTTACACAATACTCTTTAACTTTAATTGCTTTTGATAGGGATGAAACAGCAATATCATATGCAAAATCTATTTTAAATATTTATAAAAACAAATATCCTCAGTTTAATTTTTTTATATTTAATGAAAATTTTGGCGAAACACGATCCATTATTGAATCTCATTTCCCAGGCAAAAAAATTCATGGCTTAATCGCCGATTTCGGAGTGAGCTCCCCCCAACTCGATTGGGCTGAAAGAGGCTTTTCCTTTCTCAATGAAGGACCTATTGATATGCGGATGGATACCCATGAAAGCCTTACTGCTCTTGATATTCTCAACAATTATTCAGAGAAAGAATTGACTCGAATTTTCTTTGATTACGGTGAAGAACCCAAAGCTCGAAAACTCGCTAAAGCAATTGTCGAAGATAGAAAAATTGCTAAACTTCAAACAGCAAATACAATTGAATTTGCTGACTATGTTAAAAGAGTATTGGCATATCCCAAAGGAAAAGCACATCCAGCAACAAGAACTTTTCAGGCCTTGCGCATAGAAGTAAATAATGAACTTGCATCTATTGAAAAATTGCTTCAAGATCTCCCTAAAATTATTCACCCACACGGAAAAGCAGGTTTTATTTCGTTCCACTCCCTAGAAGATAGAATTGTTAAGCATGCAATGAGAAATTGGCAAAAGGGCAAAAATGCAAAAGAAAAAATGGACGAAAAAAAAGAACTCAATATCCCCTTGCATCTCATGCTTCATTTAGAAGAAAATCATTCTAAAGGATTTGGCAAAGAAGTCCCTCGAGGAGGAACCGTTGCTTCAGAAGAGGAGTGCCTTAGAAATAATCGCTCTCGCTCTGCAAGATTGCGTTGTTTTGAGTTTTGCTTAGACAAAGGGTCTTAA
- a CDS encoding NAD(P)-binding protein — MDTESSETVDNLVIGLGAAGIATAKLLSLSNPNEKNLALEHHFEPGGCASYFARGNPRRLFDVGATQLVECEQNGIQYNLFNLGHAHRDPDIKSHKIEYITFHLPEYNIKLLLKSDGEIKIIEGIIDENELKNLIRFFKFTNKNSTYLWSLIKTIPKFPIISKKEFFENLSIFFSLNFIGQIKTIFTIFFRTSTIVSLFGIKEEHVISHKVINSLLIDTAQTDMENTPWLVGCMGLSILHKGIYRLDGGMRSYFKPMATQISKRKMHVIYAQEVTEITHFDDGYFIKTIDRNKNQKNYVVRDNLFVNSSIWNVVKLFNEDLFLYNHKTFKKWKEKSEESQGWGALALYGYFNDDLAYPREPWYHQLFPDKTEEAELSSSLYLSIYQHEHDSKIRCFTATLHIEISLFKPNKKEIYLEQIKKRIENSINLQILDCEIATPFTYEKYTLRNKGQVGGLVANFKNFLFKPTPSMIYHYNNKSKLYLIGDCVFPGQGVISSTLSGIIAWERGTGHKFKNFIKGLY; from the coding sequence GTGGATACTGAATCTTCAGAAACAGTTGATAACCTAGTCATCGGCCTTGGTGCAGCAGGTATTGCCACTGCAAAATTATTGAGCCTCAGCAATCCAAATGAAAAAAATTTAGCTCTTGAACACCATTTTGAACCTGGAGGGTGTGCAAGCTATTTTGCTAGAGGAAATCCGCGCCGCCTATTTGATGTAGGCGCAACCCAATTAGTTGAATGCGAACAAAATGGAATTCAATACAATCTATTTAATCTTGGCCATGCCCATCGCGATCCTGATATTAAAAGTCACAAAATAGAATATATTACTTTCCATCTTCCTGAGTATAATATTAAATTGTTATTAAAATCTGATGGTGAAATTAAAATAATCGAAGGAATTATTGATGAAAACGAATTAAAAAATTTAATTCGTTTTTTTAAATTTACAAACAAAAATTCTACTTATTTATGGAGCTTAATCAAAACTATTCCTAAATTTCCGATAATTTCAAAAAAAGAATTTTTCGAAAACCTGTCAATATTCTTTTCTTTAAATTTTATAGGGCAAATTAAAACTATTTTTACAATTTTTTTTAGAACTTCAACAATTGTCTCTCTCTTCGGCATAAAGGAAGAGCATGTTATTTCACACAAAGTAATTAACTCATTACTTATAGATACAGCACAAACCGACATGGAAAACACACCTTGGCTTGTGGGATGCATGGGTTTAAGCATTTTGCATAAAGGCATTTATAGATTAGATGGAGGTATGCGAAGTTATTTCAAGCCTATGGCGACTCAAATTTCTAAAAGAAAAATGCATGTCATATATGCTCAAGAAGTAACAGAAATAACACATTTTGATGACGGATATTTTATAAAAACGATCGATCGAAATAAAAACCAAAAAAATTATGTTGTGCGTGATAATCTTTTTGTTAACTCTTCAATATGGAACGTTGTTAAACTATTCAATGAAGATCTGTTTTTGTATAATCACAAAACTTTCAAGAAATGGAAAGAAAAAAGTGAAGAATCTCAGGGCTGGGGAGCTCTTGCACTTTATGGTTATTTTAATGATGATTTAGCATATCCTAGAGAACCATGGTATCACCAACTTTTTCCAGATAAAACTGAAGAAGCTGAACTGTCATCTTCACTCTATTTATCAATCTATCAGCATGAACACGACTCTAAAATACGGTGCTTTACTGCTACTCTTCATATTGAAATCAGTTTATTTAAACCAAATAAGAAAGAAATTTACTTGGAGCAGATTAAAAAAAGAATCGAAAATTCAATAAATTTGCAAATATTAGATTGTGAAATTGCCACACCATTTACATATGAGAAATATACACTGAGAAATAAAGGACAGGTCGGAGGACTCGTTGCAAATTTCAAAAACTTTTTATTTAAACCAACTCCTTCTATGATTTATCATTACAATAATAAATCGAAATTGTATCTTATTGGAGATTGCGTTTTCCCCGGTCAGGGCGTAATTTCCTCAACCCTAAGCGGTATAATCGCATGGGAAAGAGGTACTGGGCACAAATTTAAGAATTTTATAAAAGGTCTATATTAA